The Orenia marismortui DSM 5156 DNA segment TTATCAGTTAAAGGAAAGTTAACAGATACTTTTGATATTAAAATTGGCTATCTAAATCAAAACTATAAATTTGCTTCTGACTCAAACCCAAATAATAAAACAGATAATAATCAAGTTAAAGAAATAGCCAGTTATAATGAAAGTTTTAACGGTCTATACTTGGGCGCTGAAATATCCTTCTAATAAATTTATTATAATTTTAAGAGGTATTATCGATCTTTTTAAGAAATATATCTATTAAATTTAATACAGACTAAAATTATAATTTATCAAATAATATTAGGAGGAATTAAAATGTCTAAAAGAATAGCTCTAATTGCTCATGATCAAAAAAAGGATGATCTAATCTCCTTTGCCCAAGATAATAAAGCAATATTAGAAAAATATGAATTAGTTGCTACAGGAACTACTGGAAAGAGATTAATTGAAGAAACAAATTTAGATGTAATTAGAATGGCTTCAGGACCACTAGGCGGTGACCAACAGATTGGTGCTCAAGTAACTTCAGGACATCTAAATGCCGTAATATTTTTAAGAGATCCTTTAACTGCTCAACCCCACGAACCAGATGTTAGTGCTTTACTTAGAGTCTGTGATGTTCATGATATACCCTTAGCTACAAATAAATCCACTGCTCAATTAATATTATTATCTTTTCAACAATTAAAATAATTAAAAGAGGAGCAATATTGCTCCTCTTTTAATTATTTTAATTGTTATTATTTTAGTAATTATAGCCTCCTTTTATTTTGTATAAAATATCTTCTCTTAAGAGAAATTAATTATACAAGTATAAGTACTAAATTATTAGAAAATATTTATTTTGATAGTTTTCTAAAATAAAGGAGGTAAAAATAATGAATAATGATAAATTACTTAAAACTGTGGCAGATAACTGTCCAGAGTATGAAGCTATAACTATAGCCCAAAACTATGGAGCATCTATCTTAAATAATCTAGAGGCTTTAGAGAAAGCTAAATGTAACCTATGTGTTAATTGGCAAGATGGTAATTGTGACATATTTCAAAAGCATCATCATAAATATAGCTAATTCGAATCTAATTGCTTGTTATATTAAAAGAGAGTGGTAAATACCACTCTCTTTTAATAATACTTTAATTATTAGATCTTAGATTCTAATTAATTCATATTACGATGCTTATCTGTTAATTCCTTTAACTTATTCTTAACATCCTCAGTTAACATTTCTTTTTTATACCTCCACTGCCAGTTACCAGCAGGAGCTCCTGGAGTATTGAATCTTGCCTCACTACCAAGCTCTAATACATCTTGTAATGGTGCAATAGCAAAAACAGATACCGATGACCAAGCTGCTTCTATTAGTCCCCAACAAATATTACTTGCTTCTATATTTAAAAATTTCTCAACATTCTCTTTTACTTTAGTATCAGAATTCAAAAACCATCCTAAAGTAGTATCATTATCATGAGTTCCAGTATAAACTACAGAATTTTCAGGATAATTACGTGGTAAATATTCATTGCTTTCATCAGTTTCAAATGCAAATTGTAAGATCTTCATTCCTGGAAATTCAAATTGATCTCTTAGTTCTTCTACATCTTCAGTAATTATACCTAAGTCTTCAGCGATAATAGGTAATTTGCCTAATTTATCTCTAAGTACATTAAATAGATCTGCACCTGGACCAGACTCCCATTGACCATTGATTGCAGTATCTTCTTCTGCAGGAACTGCCCAATATGCTGCAAAACCTCTAAAATGATCTAAACGAAGAATATCAGCCTGATCAAGAATTACTTCAAATCTCTTAATCCACCAATCATAATTTCGTTCTTTTAATTTATCCCAATTATAAAGTGGATTCCCCCATAATTGTCCAGTTTCACTAAAGAAATCAGGTGGTACTCCTGCAACTTTAGTTGGATTTAAGTTTTCATCAAAATAGAATAGCTCTGGATTAGCCCAAGCATCAGCACTATCAAAAGCTACAAAAATAGGAATATCACCAACTATTTTAATATCCTTTTCATTAGCATAATCCTTAACTGCTGTCCATTGCTTAAAGAATAAATATTGCATAAATTTATGAAATTCTATAGTATCTTCTAATTCTTCCTTATACTTATCCATAGCAGAATCTTCTCTAAATTTAATCTCTTCATCCCATTCAGTCCATGGCCTACCATTAAAATTATCTTTCAAAGCCATAAATAATGTGTAATCTTCTAGCCATTCTATATTATTTTGACAATAAGCTTCAAATTTACTCTTTTCTGCTTCAGAGGCAATAGAGTTAAACCTTTGAAAAGCGCTTCTATAAAGATCAAATTTAAAATTAATTACTCTACCATAATCAACATAATCATGGTCAAAACCTTCTTCTAAATTCAACTCTTCTTCTACTAATAAACCTTCATCTTTTAAAGTTTCTAAATCTATTAACAATGGATTTCCTGCAAAAGCTGAAAAACATTGGTATGGAGAATCTCCAAATCCAGTTGGACCTAAAGGGCAAATCTGCCATAACCTTTGCTTAGAATCATTTAAAAAATCAATAAACTCATATACCTCTTTTCCTAAAGAACCTATTCCATATTTCCCTGGTAAAGAAGTAGGATGTAATAGTATACCACTGCTTCTTTTAAATTCCACTTTAACCCCTCCATTACTATAAAAATTCTAATTATAATAGTTTATCTTTTATAATAGCAAATTCCATAATGCACTCATATCAAAATAATCTATTGATTTGAAGATATTTAATTATGAAACTTACTTCATAGCTAAATTAAATTGGCTATATCTATAACTAATATATGTTGATTATATTAACAAAATTACCAAAAAATATTTTTTCTAATTTTAATCAATAGAATTCTATCTAAGATTAAATTTAAAGCATATAATATTTTAAGGTTATTTATTTATATTGGACAAAAAAGAATAATTTCCTGCGAAAAATAGATGTATATTCAAAAACAAAAGCCTATTCCCAAAAATCTATTATCTTTTTATTAAATATTTATTAAATTTACCGAAAATATTTATTATATACAATTATTTTGCTATAATAATTTATAATTACTAAAATTAAGATTATATATTAATATAGAGTATAATCTTAATTCTAGTAAAATGACGATTATAATTTTGCCTGATATTACTATATAAGTTTATAGCAACAATTTCAAGATTAAATAAAAATTAAATTATACAAGAGGTGACAATATGACAAATAAAAAACTTATAATTTCATTCATAATATTACTTCTCATCAGTCAATTAAACTATATCTATGCAGAAGAAGATATTAGATACACTAACTTACTTAATCAAAGTACTATTAAGAAAAAATTATTAAAAGCCCATTTTATTGATGTAGGACAAGCAGATAGTACTTTAATTCAGCTACCTAATAATCAAAATATACTTATAGATGGTGGAAATAACAGTGATGCTTCTCTAATAATTAGATATCTTAATAATTTACATATTAAAAAGATTGATTATTTAATTGCTACTCACCCCCATGAAGACCATATTGGAGGCTTGGATAATATAATAAATAACTTCAAAATAAATAAAA contains these protein-coding regions:
- the mgsA gene encoding methylglyoxal synthase; its protein translation is MSKRIALIAHDQKKDDLISFAQDNKAILEKYELVATGTTGKRLIEETNLDVIRMASGPLGGDQQIGAQVTSGHLNAVIFLRDPLTAQPHEPDVSALLRVCDVHDIPLATNKSTAQLILLSFQQLK
- the malQ gene encoding 4-alpha-glucanotransferase encodes the protein MEFKRSSGILLHPTSLPGKYGIGSLGKEVYEFIDFLNDSKQRLWQICPLGPTGFGDSPYQCFSAFAGNPLLIDLETLKDEGLLVEEELNLEEGFDHDYVDYGRVINFKFDLYRSAFQRFNSIASEAEKSKFEAYCQNNIEWLEDYTLFMALKDNFNGRPWTEWDEEIKFREDSAMDKYKEELEDTIEFHKFMQYLFFKQWTAVKDYANEKDIKIVGDIPIFVAFDSADAWANPELFYFDENLNPTKVAGVPPDFFSETGQLWGNPLYNWDKLKERNYDWWIKRFEVILDQADILRLDHFRGFAAYWAVPAEEDTAINGQWESGPGADLFNVLRDKLGKLPIIAEDLGIITEDVEELRDQFEFPGMKILQFAFETDESNEYLPRNYPENSVVYTGTHDNDTTLGWFLNSDTKVKENVEKFLNIEASNICWGLIEAAWSSVSVFAIAPLQDVLELGSEARFNTPGAPAGNWQWRYKKEMLTEDVKNKLKELTDKHRNMN